The following are encoded in a window of Pseudomonas multiresinivorans genomic DNA:
- the ompR gene encoding two-component system response regulator OmpR has protein sequence MSNAATLPEGEKILVVDDDARLRRLLERFLDEQGYRVRAVENTEQMDRLLARELFQLVVLDLMMPGEDGLSACKRLRESNNQIPIIMLTAKGDETSRISGLEQGADDYLAKPFNPRELLARIKAVLRRQAPLVPGAPAGEDEIVTFGDYELHLATRELKKGEEVHMLTTGEFAVLKALVQHAREPLTRDKLMNLARGREWDALERSIDVQISRLRRLIEPDPSKPRYIQTVWGVGYVFVPDGSARK, from the coding sequence ATGAGCAACGCTGCCACCCTGCCCGAAGGCGAAAAGATCCTCGTGGTCGATGACGACGCGCGCCTGCGCCGTCTGCTGGAGCGCTTCCTCGATGAGCAGGGTTACCGTGTCCGCGCCGTCGAAAACACCGAGCAGATGGACCGTCTGCTGGCCCGCGAGCTGTTCCAGCTGGTGGTGCTGGACCTGATGATGCCGGGCGAGGATGGCCTCTCGGCGTGCAAGCGCCTGCGCGAGTCGAACAACCAGATCCCGATCATCATGCTCACCGCCAAGGGCGACGAGACCAGCCGCATCTCGGGCCTGGAGCAGGGCGCCGACGACTACCTGGCCAAGCCGTTCAACCCGCGCGAGCTGCTGGCGCGGATCAAGGCCGTGCTGCGCCGCCAGGCGCCGCTGGTGCCGGGCGCGCCGGCGGGTGAGGACGAGATCGTCACCTTCGGCGACTACGAACTGCACCTGGCGACCCGCGAGCTGAAGAAGGGTGAGGAAGTGCACATGCTCACCACCGGTGAGTTCGCCGTGCTCAAGGCCCTGGTGCAGCACGCCCGCGAGCCGCTGACCCGCGACAAGCTGATGAACCTGGCCCGCGGCCGCGAATGGGACGCCCTGGAGCGCTCCATCGACGTGCAGATTTCCCGCCTGCGCCGGCTGATCGAGCCCGATCCGTCGAAGCCGCGCTACATCCAGACCGTCTGGGGCGTGGGCTACGTATTCGTGCCGGATGGCTCCGCGCGCAAGTGA
- a CDS encoding Tex family protein codes for MDSINTRIAEELSALPSGRVQPQQVAAAVALLDEGSTVPFIARYRKEVTGSLDDTQLRMLEERLRYLRELDERRGAILASIEEQGKLTPELAREINLADTKTRLEDLYLPYKQKRRTKGQIALEAGLGELADALFADPSLTPETEAARFVDAEKGFADTKAVLEGAKYILMERFAEDATLLDRLRSFLKDNATLTARMVPGKETEGAKFSDYFEHDEPLKNAPSHRALAIFRGRNEGILSVALKVGEELPGTSHPCEIMIGERFGIANQGRAADKWLSEVVRWTWKVKLYTHLETDLLGELREGADLEAINVFARNLHDLLLAAPAGPRATLGLDPGLRTGVKVAVVDATGKLLDTATVYPHVPKNQWDQTIAVLAALCAKHQVELIAIGNGTASRETDKLAAELIKKYPALKCTKIMVSEAGASVYSASELAAKEFPELDVSLRGAVSIARRLQDPLAELVKIEPKSIGVGQYQHDVSQLQLARSLDAVVEDCVNAVGVDVNTASAALLARISGLNSTLAQNIVAHRDANGAFKTRDELKKVSRLGEKTFEQAAGFLRVMNGDNPLDASAVHPETYPLVQRIAADTGRDVRSLIGDSGFLKRLDPKKFTDEQFGLPTVTDILKELDKPGRDPRPEFKTAEFQEGVESLKDLTPGMVLEGVVTNVTNFGAFVDIGVHQDGLVHISALSEKFVKDPYEVVKAGDIVKVKVMEVDIPRNRVGLSMRMGDTPGEKVEGPRGGGRPGNGAPRGERSAPRQQEKAPANNAMASLFANAKQLKKK; via the coding sequence ATGGACAGCATCAACACCCGTATCGCCGAAGAGCTTTCCGCACTGCCCTCCGGCCGCGTTCAACCGCAGCAAGTCGCCGCTGCCGTCGCCCTGCTCGATGAAGGCTCCACCGTCCCCTTCATCGCCCGTTACCGGAAAGAAGTCACCGGCAGCCTGGATGACACCCAGTTGCGCATGCTCGAAGAGCGCCTGCGCTACCTGCGCGAACTGGACGAGCGCCGTGGCGCGATCCTCGCCAGCATCGAGGAGCAAGGCAAGCTGACCCCGGAACTGGCCCGCGAGATCAACCTGGCCGACACCAAGACCCGCCTCGAAGACCTCTACCTGCCCTATAAGCAGAAGCGCCGTACCAAGGGCCAGATCGCCCTGGAAGCCGGCCTGGGCGAACTGGCCGATGCGCTGTTCGCCGACCCGAGCCTGACCCCGGAAACCGAAGCCGCGCGCTTTGTCGATGCCGAGAAGGGCTTCGCCGACACCAAGGCCGTGCTCGAAGGTGCCAAGTACATCCTCATGGAACGCTTCGCCGAGGACGCCACGCTGCTCGACCGCCTGCGCAGCTTCCTCAAGGACAACGCCACCCTGACCGCGCGCATGGTGCCGGGCAAGGAAACCGAAGGCGCCAAGTTCAGCGACTACTTCGAGCACGACGAACCGCTGAAGAACGCCCCGTCGCACCGTGCACTAGCGATCTTCCGGGGCCGCAACGAGGGCATCCTCAGCGTCGCCCTGAAGGTCGGCGAAGAGCTGCCGGGCACCTCGCACCCCTGCGAGATCATGATTGGCGAGCGCTTCGGCATCGCCAACCAGGGTCGCGCAGCAGACAAGTGGCTCTCCGAAGTGGTGCGCTGGACCTGGAAGGTCAAGCTCTACACCCACCTGGAAACCGACCTGCTGGGCGAGCTGCGCGAAGGCGCCGACCTCGAGGCGATCAACGTCTTCGCCCGCAACCTGCACGACCTGCTGCTGGCGGCCCCGGCCGGCCCGCGCGCCACCCTGGGCCTGGACCCGGGCCTGCGCACCGGCGTGAAGGTCGCCGTGGTCGATGCCACCGGCAAGCTGCTGGACACCGCCACCGTCTACCCGCACGTACCGAAGAACCAGTGGGACCAGACCATCGCCGTGCTCGCCGCGCTGTGCGCCAAGCATCAGGTGGAGCTGATCGCCATCGGCAACGGCACCGCCAGCCGCGAAACCGACAAGCTGGCCGCCGAGCTGATCAAGAAATACCCGGCGCTCAAGTGCACCAAGATCATGGTCAGCGAGGCCGGTGCTTCGGTGTACTCGGCGTCCGAGCTGGCCGCCAAGGAATTCCCGGAGCTGGACGTGTCGCTGCGCGGCGCCGTCTCCATCGCCCGCCGCCTGCAGGACCCGCTGGCCGAGCTGGTGAAGATCGAACCGAAGTCCATCGGCGTCGGCCAGTACCAGCATGACGTGTCCCAGCTGCAGCTCGCGCGCAGCCTGGACGCGGTGGTGGAAGACTGCGTGAACGCCGTCGGCGTGGACGTCAACACCGCCTCCGCCGCCCTGCTGGCGCGCATCTCCGGCCTGAACAGCACCCTGGCGCAGAACATCGTCGCGCACCGCGACGCCAACGGCGCCTTCAAGACCCGCGACGAGCTGAAGAAAGTCAGCCGTCTGGGCGAGAAGACCTTCGAGCAGGCCGCCGGCTTCCTCCGCGTGATGAACGGCGACAACCCGCTGGACGCCTCCGCGGTCCACCCGGAAACCTACCCGCTGGTACAGCGCATCGCCGCCGACACCGGCCGCGACGTGCGTTCGCTGATCGGCGACTCGGGCTTCCTCAAGCGCCTGGACCCGAAGAAGTTCACCGACGAGCAGTTCGGCCTGCCCACCGTCACCGACATCCTCAAGGAACTCGACAAGCCCGGCCGCGACCCGCGCCCGGAGTTCAAGACCGCCGAATTCCAGGAAGGCGTCGAGAGCCTGAAGGACCTCACCCCCGGCATGGTGCTCGAAGGCGTGGTGACCAACGTCACCAACTTCGGCGCCTTCGTCGACATCGGCGTCCACCAGGACGGCCTGGTGCACATCTCCGCGCTGTCGGAGAAGTTCGTCAAGGACCCGTACGAAGTGGTCAAGGCCGGTGACATCGTCAAGGTGAAGGTCATGGAAGTGGACATCCCGCGCAACCGCGTCGGCCTGTCCATGCGCATGGGCGACACCCCCGGCGAGAAGGTCGAAGGCCCGCGTGGCGGCGGCCGCCCCGGCAACGGCGCGCCGCGTGGCGAACGCAGCGCTCCGCGCCAGCAGGAGAAGGCCCCGGCGAACAACGCCATGGCCTCGCTGTTCGCCAACGCCAAGCAACTGAAGAAGAAGTAA
- a CDS encoding ATP-binding protein, with protein sequence MKTPLWFPQSFFARTLWLVLIVVLFSKALTLVYLLMNEDMLVDRQYSHGAALTVRAYWAADEKSREAIAQSAGLKWAPHEQGQPEEVHWPYTEIFQRQMRMELGIDTETRLRIHHPSMLWVRAPTLGDGWIGVPLYPHPLRGQQIWSVLGWFLGIGLLSTAAAWIFVRQLSQPLKRLVFASREFGKGRSVRLPLGQETPSEMAEVYRAFNQMADDVEQAGRERELMLAGVSHDLRTPLTRLRLSLELMPESDREMVEDMVRDIEDMDAILDQFLAFIRDGRDEPVEEGDLADLIREVADAFNQTGNRVRLCLETLPLFRFRRVSIKRLLGNLIENGLNHGGGKVEVAAHVAGGGGAPYVVLSVLDRGAGVDPQELDNIFNPFFRGDKARGGKGTGLGLAIVKRIAEQHGGSIELRNREGGGVEARVCLPLGLLLPRDAH encoded by the coding sequence TTGAAAACACCCCTCTGGTTCCCGCAAAGCTTCTTCGCCCGCACCCTCTGGCTGGTGCTCATTGTCGTGCTGTTCTCCAAGGCACTGACCCTGGTCTACCTGCTGATGAACGAAGACATGCTGGTCGACCGCCAGTACAGCCACGGCGCAGCGCTGACCGTGCGCGCCTACTGGGCGGCCGATGAGAAATCGCGGGAGGCCATCGCCCAGTCCGCCGGGCTGAAGTGGGCGCCCCATGAGCAGGGGCAGCCGGAGGAAGTGCACTGGCCGTACACGGAAATCTTCCAGCGGCAGATGCGCATGGAGCTGGGCATCGATACCGAGACGCGCCTGCGCATCCATCATCCGTCGATGCTCTGGGTGCGCGCACCGACCCTGGGCGATGGCTGGATCGGTGTACCGCTCTATCCGCACCCACTGCGCGGCCAGCAGATCTGGAGCGTGCTGGGCTGGTTCCTCGGCATCGGCCTGTTGTCCACCGCGGCGGCGTGGATCTTCGTGCGGCAGCTCAGCCAGCCGCTCAAGCGCCTGGTCTTCGCCTCCCGCGAGTTCGGCAAGGGGCGCAGCGTGCGCCTGCCGCTGGGGCAGGAAACGCCCAGCGAGATGGCCGAGGTGTACCGCGCCTTCAACCAGATGGCCGACGATGTCGAGCAGGCCGGGCGCGAGCGCGAGCTGATGCTGGCCGGCGTCTCCCACGACTTGCGCACGCCATTGACGCGCCTGCGCCTGTCGCTGGAGCTGATGCCCGAAAGCGACCGCGAGATGGTCGAGGACATGGTGCGTGACATCGAGGACATGGATGCCATCCTCGACCAGTTCCTCGCCTTCATCCGCGATGGCCGCGACGAGCCGGTGGAGGAGGGTGACCTTGCCGACCTGATCCGCGAAGTCGCCGACGCCTTCAACCAGACCGGCAACCGCGTGCGTCTGTGCCTGGAGACGTTGCCGCTGTTCCGCTTCCGCCGCGTATCGATCAAGCGCCTGCTCGGCAACCTGATCGAGAACGGCCTCAACCACGGCGGCGGCAAGGTCGAAGTGGCGGCCCACGTCGCCGGTGGCGGCGGTGCGCCCTATGTGGTGCTCAGCGTGCTGGATCGTGGCGCGGGCGTCGATCCGCAGGAGCTGGACAACATCTTCAACCCCTTCTTCCGTGGCGACAAAGCGCGCGGCGGCAAGGGCACCGGCCTGGGGCTGGCGATCGTGAAGCGTATTGCCGAACAGCACGGTGGCAGCATCGAGCTGCGCAACCGCGAGGGCGGTGGCGTGGAAGCGCGCGTCTGCCTGCCGCTGGGCCTGCTGCTGCCGCGCGACGCGCATTGA